A single region of the Eleginops maclovinus isolate JMC-PN-2008 ecotype Puerto Natales chromosome 16, JC_Emac_rtc_rv5, whole genome shotgun sequence genome encodes:
- the ppp1r27a gene encoding protein phosphatase 1 regulatory subunit 27, which produces MKYNYHVPSYTRTSQYTPSYTPSYHTPPHYTSTTPHYTSAYSSAAKYTPTQYSTTKYTPSLYTSTYKAAATYIPSYSKGSRYSSTQRTQAQEKPAPVIPVAPAKRTVHFPNEIIFQDIVRRGDMEQIGRFMRARKVRVDTIFHSGMAAIHEAVLTGNLEVVKLLVKYGADVHQRDEDGWTPLHIACSDGYPEIARYLLLAGASTEVENENGEKPANLIDPDCKELVKLFETGCV; this is translated from the exons ATGAAGTACAACTACCATGTACCGTCGTACACACGCACTTCACAGTACACACCGTCATACACACCTAGCTATCACACTCCCCCACATTACACATCAACTACACCACACTACACATCAGCATATTCCTCCGCGGCAAAGTACACCCCAACACAGTACAGCACCACGAAATATACCCCGTCACTATACACGTCCACTTACAAGGCGGCAGCGACGTACATACCCTCCTACAGCAAAGGGTCACGGTACAGTTCAACACAGCGCACACAAGCACAGGAAAAACCCGCACCTGTGATACCCGTCGCACCTGCAAAGAGAACTGTGCACTTCCCCAATGAAATCATCTTCCAGGATATTGTAAGGCGAGGAGATATGGAGCAAATTGGGCGGTTCATGAGAGCCAGGAAGGTTCGTGTGGATACAATCTTCCACTCCG GTATGGCAGCAATTCATGAAGCCGTGCTAACAGGAAACCTGGAGGTGGTGAAGTTGTTGGTGAAATATGGCGCCGATGTCCATCAGAGAGACGAAGACGGCTGGACGCCGCTTCACATAGCCTGCAGTGACGGCTACCCGGAAATTGCAAG ATATCTGCTATTGGCGGGAGCCAGCACAGAGGTGGAGAATGAAAATGGAGAGAAGCCTGCGAACCTCATCGACCCCGACTGCAAAGAGCTGGTCAAACTGTTTGAGACGGGCTGTGTGTGA